Proteins encoded by one window of Dietzia sp. B32:
- a CDS encoding M23 family metallopeptidase, which yields MTPRRVPTLLASVLTAVALVAAGCSSDAATEPAAAEAAATTTASPAAGSVAGVTVPDAFTALTMIPIGNSPLPFKGTDGKYHVAYDLQLTNATKVPASVDKIDVVDGTDPTKVIASFSAAALVDPDCVFGDCNRLRDLPAGYVDTAQIPPQESRVMFIDFTLDSLDQAPDAVLHHLYGTGAASPAFGEPGPIDYLTTPVAFSTRTVPVIAPPVRGENWVALNGCCEPGFPHRSSVMSVNGKLNNSQRFAIDWKRTNDQGEFYTGDKNHNESYVDYGAEILAVADATVVSVLDGMDANAPGVLPASNPELASKLTVENVDGNHVVLDLGDGVYAMYAHMISGSVTVKPGDTVTEGQVLGKLGNTGNANASHLHFQLMDGPSLLEADSLPYELKGFDYAGQVPPQRIADADDFLSGTFVDEATLSPEPRMNELPLNLAVVDFP from the coding sequence GTGACACCTCGCCGCGTACCCACCCTTCTCGCCTCCGTCCTCACCGCAGTCGCACTGGTCGCGGCCGGGTGCTCGTCGGACGCCGCCACCGAACCCGCCGCCGCCGAAGCGGCCGCCACTACCACGGCATCACCGGCCGCCGGGTCCGTCGCCGGGGTGACCGTCCCGGACGCGTTCACCGCGCTGACGATGATTCCCATCGGCAACTCGCCGCTGCCGTTCAAGGGCACCGACGGCAAGTACCACGTGGCCTACGACCTGCAGCTCACCAACGCCACCAAGGTGCCGGCGAGCGTGGACAAGATCGACGTGGTGGACGGCACTGATCCCACCAAGGTCATCGCCAGCTTCTCCGCCGCCGCTCTCGTGGACCCGGACTGCGTCTTCGGTGACTGCAACCGCCTGCGCGACCTGCCCGCCGGGTACGTCGACACCGCGCAGATCCCGCCGCAGGAGAGCCGGGTCATGTTCATCGACTTCACCCTCGACTCGCTCGACCAGGCCCCGGACGCGGTGCTGCACCACCTCTACGGGACCGGCGCCGCCTCGCCGGCGTTCGGCGAGCCGGGGCCCATCGACTACCTCACGACGCCGGTCGCCTTCTCCACCCGCACCGTGCCGGTCATCGCGCCGCCCGTGCGGGGCGAGAACTGGGTGGCCCTCAACGGGTGTTGCGAACCGGGCTTCCCGCACCGCAGCTCGGTGATGTCGGTCAACGGCAAACTCAACAACAGCCAGCGCTTCGCGATCGACTGGAAGCGCACCAACGACCAGGGCGAGTTCTATACCGGCGACAAGAACCACAACGAGAGCTACGTGGACTACGGCGCCGAGATCCTCGCCGTCGCCGACGCCACCGTGGTCTCGGTCCTCGACGGCATGGACGCCAACGCGCCGGGGGTCCTGCCCGCCAGCAACCCGGAACTGGCCTCCAAGCTCACCGTCGAGAACGTGGACGGCAACCACGTGGTGCTCGACCTCGGCGACGGCGTGTACGCGATGTACGCACACATGATCTCCGGCTCGGTCACGGTGAAACCCGGCGACACGGTGACCGAAGGCCAGGTGCTCGGCAAGCTCGGGAACACCGGCAACGCCAACGCCTCGCACCTGCACTTCCAGCTCATGGACGGGCCGAGCCTGCTCGAGGCCGACTCGCTGCCGTACGAGCTGAAGGGGTTCGACTACGCCGGGCAGGTCCCGCCGCAGCGGATCGCCGACGCCGACGACTTCCTGTCCGGCACCTTCGTCGACGAGGCGACCCTCTCGCCGGAGCCGCGGATGAACGAGCTGCCCCTCAACCTCGCGGTGGTGGACTTCCCCTGA
- a CDS encoding nitrite reductase: MSIAEPTRRTRGDLCPGVLRPWPASDGALVRLRVPGGRVSPAALSALHGVAVRYGDDDNVHVTTRANLQLRALPIGPDGQLPGEVVAAIAETGLLPAPGHELVRNVLVSPMTGLGESFGGQARGRADLRPVTEALDAGLLADPALGGLPGRFLFVLDDGRGDLLDRSCDLGLIALDADTAQLRVGDRWSEVVPLAYASDRLVGLAREFVRARGTGPDAPWHVRELPTPLVAARPADGRLPSPAPVLPYGPVAGSAGRIEHVEAPDGMLDRALIARLTGGDVAELIVTPWRGVLAVRE; encoded by the coding sequence GTGAGCATCGCCGAACCCACCCGCCGGACCCGTGGCGACCTGTGCCCGGGCGTCCTGCGGCCGTGGCCGGCCTCCGACGGCGCCCTGGTCCGACTGCGCGTGCCGGGTGGCCGCGTGTCACCGGCGGCCCTGTCCGCCCTGCACGGGGTCGCCGTGAGATATGGCGACGACGACAACGTGCACGTGACCACGCGTGCGAACCTGCAGCTTCGGGCTCTGCCGATCGGTCCGGACGGGCAGCTGCCCGGCGAGGTGGTGGCGGCGATCGCGGAGACGGGCCTGCTCCCCGCGCCCGGGCACGAGCTGGTGCGCAACGTCCTCGTCTCGCCGATGACGGGCCTGGGCGAGTCGTTCGGCGGGCAGGCCCGAGGCCGCGCGGACCTGCGGCCGGTGACCGAGGCGCTGGACGCCGGACTGTTGGCCGACCCCGCGCTCGGCGGCCTGCCGGGCCGGTTCTTGTTCGTCCTTGACGACGGCCGCGGGGACCTGCTCGATCGCTCCTGCGACCTGGGCCTGATCGCGCTGGATGCCGACACCGCGCAGTTGCGGGTGGGCGACCGCTGGTCCGAGGTGGTGCCGCTGGCCTACGCCTCCGACCGGCTGGTCGGGCTGGCCCGCGAGTTCGTCCGGGCCCGCGGCACCGGCCCGGACGCGCCGTGGCACGTGCGGGAACTACCAACCCCGCTCGTCGCGGCCCGCCCTGCGGACGGCCGGCTGCCGAGCCCGGCCCCGGTCCTGCCGTACGGGCCGGTCGCGGGGTCCGCGGGGCGGATCGAGCACGTCGAGGCGCCGGACGGGATGCTCGACCGCGCCCTCATCGCCCGACTCACCGGCGGCGACGTCGCCGAGCTCATCGTGACCCCGTGGCGCGGGGTGCTGGCCGTCCGCGAGTAG
- a CDS encoding precorrin-8X methylmutase, with the protein MSAALRPPRRYDYVDDGPAIYVDSFATIRGETDLSRVPADAERLAVRMVHGTGQTDLTRDLQVHPGLVSAARGALDAGAPILCDAHMVASGITRARLPHDNDVVCTLSDPGVRDLAARMGTTRSAAALALWGDRLDGAVVAIGNAPTALFHLLEMLLDGAPRPAAIVGCPVGFIGAAESKAALAAFADDHGIDVPFVTVHGRRGGSAMTASALNALAQEAE; encoded by the coding sequence ATGAGTGCTGCCCTGAGGCCGCCGCGTCGCTACGACTACGTCGACGACGGGCCCGCCATCTACGTCGACTCCTTCGCGACCATCCGCGGCGAGACCGACCTGTCCCGCGTTCCGGCCGACGCCGAGCGACTCGCCGTGCGGATGGTGCACGGCACCGGCCAGACCGACCTGACCCGTGACCTACAGGTGCACCCCGGGCTCGTGTCCGCAGCCCGGGGCGCCCTGGACGCCGGCGCGCCGATCCTCTGCGACGCCCACATGGTCGCCTCCGGGATCACCCGGGCCCGGCTCCCCCACGACAACGACGTGGTGTGCACCCTGTCCGATCCCGGCGTCCGCGACCTGGCCGCGCGGATGGGCACCACCCGCTCCGCCGCCGCGCTGGCGTTGTGGGGCGACCGCCTCGACGGCGCCGTCGTCGCGATCGGCAACGCCCCCACCGCCCTGTTCCACCTCCTGGAGATGCTGCTCGACGGTGCTCCCCGGCCCGCCGCGATCGTCGGCTGCCCGGTGGGGTTCATCGGCGCCGCCGAGTCCAAGGCCGCGCTCGCCGCGTTCGCGGACGATCACGGCATCGACGTCCCCTTCGTCACCGTCCACGGGCGGCGCGGCGGGTCCGCGATGACCGCCTCGGCCCTCAACGCCCTGGCCCAGGAGGCGGAGTGA
- a CDS encoding precorrin-2 C(20)-methyltransferase: protein MTGRLYGVGVGPGDPELLTLKAARLIGAADVVAFHAGRGKESNARRIAAELIPSGAIQERLEYPVTTGVTDHPGGYAGAIADFYKRSAQRLAEHLAAGRDVVLLSEGDPLFYGSFMYMHDKLAARFKTEIVPGIPAFAAATAAAATPLVRQTDVLTVLPGTLPEPELARRLADTDGAIIMKLGRNFPAVRRALEAAGRLDGAVYVERASTDAEAHHPVSEVDPDSVPYFSLIVVPGDSQHSDPTGRRPAPLPAPGEPSPGRTAGSADSLDSTDGQAPPSRGVVHVVGLGPGPQDWLTPEASRILSEVDHVVGYAPYVDRVPQRPGLRRHCSGNTVEVDRAALALELAGAGEQVAVVSGGDAGVFGMASAVFEAAEDPHFAGIDIRVAPGVSAVQAVAARAGAPIGADFAVVSLSDRLKPWDVIERRLDAIAAADLILAVYNPASRSRTHQVSDAREVILRHRCPTTPVIVGRDVGRTEESLTVTTLADLDCDSVDMKCLLIVGASGTRVTESGRVWSPRFVTS from the coding sequence GTGACCGGCCGTCTGTACGGCGTCGGCGTGGGACCGGGCGATCCCGAGTTGCTCACGCTCAAGGCCGCCCGGCTCATCGGCGCGGCCGACGTCGTGGCTTTTCACGCTGGGCGCGGCAAGGAATCCAACGCGCGTCGCATCGCCGCCGAGCTCATCCCTTCTGGCGCGATACAGGAGCGACTGGAATACCCCGTGACCACGGGTGTCACCGACCACCCGGGCGGGTACGCGGGCGCGATCGCGGACTTCTACAAACGCAGCGCGCAGCGACTGGCCGAGCACCTGGCCGCCGGCCGGGACGTGGTCCTGCTCTCGGAGGGAGACCCGCTGTTCTACGGCTCCTTCATGTACATGCACGACAAGCTCGCCGCTCGATTCAAGACCGAGATCGTGCCCGGCATCCCCGCGTTCGCCGCCGCCACCGCCGCGGCCGCCACTCCCCTGGTCCGGCAGACCGACGTCCTCACCGTCCTGCCGGGCACGCTCCCCGAGCCCGAGCTCGCGCGGCGACTTGCAGACACCGACGGTGCGATCATCATGAAGCTCGGCCGCAACTTCCCCGCCGTCCGGCGGGCCCTCGAGGCGGCCGGGCGGCTCGACGGCGCGGTCTATGTGGAGCGGGCCTCAACCGACGCGGAGGCACATCACCCGGTCAGCGAGGTCGACCCGGACTCCGTGCCGTACTTCTCGCTCATCGTCGTCCCCGGCGACTCTCAGCACTCCGACCCCACCGGCCGCCGGCCCGCGCCGCTCCCTGCACCCGGGGAGCCCTCCCCGGGGCGGACCGCCGGCTCGGCCGACTCTCTCGACTCCACGGACGGGCAGGCCCCGCCATCGCGCGGCGTCGTGCACGTCGTCGGCCTGGGCCCGGGGCCGCAGGACTGGCTCACCCCGGAGGCCTCGCGGATCCTGTCCGAGGTCGACCACGTGGTGGGGTACGCCCCGTACGTCGACAGGGTCCCCCAGCGGCCCGGGCTGCGTCGCCATTGCTCGGGCAACACCGTCGAGGTCGACCGCGCGGCACTCGCCCTGGAGTTGGCCGGCGCGGGCGAGCAAGTGGCCGTGGTCTCCGGCGGCGACGCGGGCGTGTTCGGCATGGCCTCGGCGGTCTTCGAGGCCGCCGAGGATCCGCACTTCGCCGGCATCGACATCCGAGTCGCTCCCGGGGTCTCCGCTGTACAGGCGGTGGCCGCGCGGGCGGGCGCTCCCATCGGTGCGGACTTTGCCGTGGTGAGCCTGTCGGACCGGCTCAAGCCGTGGGACGTCATCGAGCGGCGCCTCGACGCGATCGCCGCCGCCGACCTGATCCTGGCGGTCTACAACCCCGCCTCCCGCTCGCGCACCCACCAGGTCTCCGACGCCCGCGAGGTGATCCTGCGTCACCGTTGCCCGACCACGCCGGTGATCGTGGGCCGTGATGTTGGGCGAACCGAGGAATCCCTCACCGTGACGACTCTCGCCGACCTCGACTGCGACTCCGTCGACATGAAGTGCCTGCTCATCGTGGGCGCCTCTGGGACCCGGGTCACGGAGTCGGGACGCGTGTGGAGTCCGAGGTTTGTGACGTCGTGA
- a CDS encoding MaoC/PaaZ C-terminal domain-containing protein, with the protein MTDIYYADDLEPGQLIPLGSYTITEEEIVTYARQWDPVFIHTDPTAAATTPLGGVIASGLHTLAIYQRLAVPAFWSRFTGGVGRSFEIQFRRPVRPDTTLTGHLTMQETTPRPERGDAKVTITAELADTSGETVLELTNHSVLPLRSAAAGSA; encoded by the coding sequence ATGACCGACATCTACTACGCGGACGATCTCGAACCCGGCCAACTAATCCCACTCGGGAGCTACACCATCACCGAGGAGGAGATCGTCACCTACGCACGACAGTGGGATCCGGTGTTCATCCACACCGACCCGACCGCGGCCGCGACAACCCCGCTCGGTGGCGTCATCGCCAGTGGACTACACACCTTGGCGATCTACCAGCGCTTGGCCGTGCCCGCCTTCTGGTCCCGTTTCACGGGAGGGGTGGGACGCAGTTTCGAGATTCAGTTCCGTCGGCCGGTGCGGCCGGACACCACATTGACCGGACACCTGACAATGCAAGAAACGACTCCACGACCCGAACGCGGCGATGCGAAAGTCACCATAACCGCAGAACTCGCCGACACCAGCGGCGAGACCGTTCTCGAGCTGACCAACCATTCCGTACTCCCGCTCCGCAGCGCCGCCGCAGGCTCAGCTTGA
- a CDS encoding cell wall metabolism sensor histidine kinase WalK: MSSVVVGCAVSAWLVASALAPGIFHDHLGQAGIDHDSNEAAHVEEAFTVAIVLAWGLAVAIAVLVALLTSWYLTRRVQRSVTMVTTSTADIARGHYETRMASPKLGREFDDLATSVNELARRLDATDATRRRMLADLGHELRTPLATIDSYLEAVDDGVRTFDDSTRQVLWAATRRLERLASDIVDVSDAEEHLTRLQPARTTTKALVETAVNAARERYSDKGVQLHMGEIEPTDVTVDVERIGQVLGNLLDNALRHTPTGGTVTLSAVRSRTNTTAITVSDTGEGIAAQHLDHLFDRFYRADPARGRNAGGTGIGLAITRALVEAHGGRIRVSSRGTGHGAQFTLELPCTAETPGTKLL; encoded by the coding sequence ATGTCCAGCGTGGTCGTCGGGTGCGCGGTCAGCGCGTGGCTCGTCGCCTCCGCCCTGGCCCCGGGCATTTTCCACGACCACCTCGGTCAAGCCGGCATCGACCACGATTCGAACGAAGCAGCCCACGTCGAAGAAGCCTTCACGGTCGCCATAGTCCTGGCCTGGGGGCTGGCGGTAGCCATCGCGGTCCTGGTGGCCTTGCTCACCAGTTGGTACCTCACCCGCCGGGTCCAGCGCTCGGTCACCATGGTTACCACTTCGACGGCAGACATAGCGCGTGGGCACTACGAGACCCGGATGGCGAGTCCGAAACTTGGCCGGGAGTTCGACGATCTGGCGACCAGCGTCAACGAACTGGCCAGGCGTCTCGATGCGACAGACGCCACCAGGCGAAGGATGCTCGCGGATCTGGGCCACGAGCTGCGCACCCCGCTGGCCACCATCGACTCCTACCTCGAGGCCGTGGACGACGGAGTCCGTACCTTCGACGACTCCACAAGGCAGGTGTTGTGGGCGGCCACCCGGCGGCTCGAACGCCTCGCGTCGGACATTGTCGACGTCTCCGATGCAGAAGAACACCTCACACGACTGCAACCAGCCCGAACCACCACTAAAGCCCTGGTGGAAACGGCAGTCAACGCAGCACGCGAACGCTACTCGGACAAAGGTGTCCAGCTGCACATGGGTGAGATCGAACCAACCGACGTCACCGTGGACGTCGAGCGAATAGGACAGGTACTGGGAAACCTCCTCGACAACGCCCTACGACACACACCGACCGGAGGGACCGTCACCCTCAGCGCTGTTCGTTCGAGAACGAACACAACCGCGATCACCGTCTCCGACACCGGGGAAGGGATCGCCGCACAGCACCTAGATCATCTCTTCGACCGCTTCTACCGAGCCGATCCCGCCCGAGGCCGAAACGCAGGCGGCACCGGAATCGGCCTGGCGATCACCCGAGCACTGGTCGAAGCACACGGAGGACGAATCCGAGTAAGCAGCCGCGGCACAGGCCACGGAGCACAATTCACCCTCGAACTCCCCTGCACGGCAGAAACGCCAGGAACGAAACTGCTTTAG
- a CDS encoding response regulator transcription factor, translated as MVVDDEEPLADLVGSYLERDGFDVTITGDGQEAVGLARRIDPDVIVLDLGLPGLDGIEVCRQVRTHSDAYIVMLTARTEEVDTLIGLSVGADDYMTKPFSPRELSARIQAMMRRPRTGATETHHGRSPEQVQTVGDLTIDTAGREVTVGGADVALTRTEFDILAALARDPGVVFSRAQLMAAVWGPNWVGDDHLVDVHIGHLRRKLGDDASRGRFVRTVRGVGYRMGTGQ; from the coding sequence CTGGTGGTCGATGACGAGGAGCCTTTGGCGGACCTGGTCGGGTCGTATCTTGAGCGCGACGGTTTCGATGTCACGATCACCGGGGACGGACAGGAGGCGGTGGGTCTGGCTCGCCGAATCGATCCCGATGTCATCGTTCTCGACCTGGGGCTGCCCGGGCTGGACGGGATCGAGGTATGCCGTCAGGTCAGAACGCACTCCGACGCCTACATCGTCATGCTCACGGCCCGGACCGAGGAGGTCGACACGCTGATCGGCCTGTCCGTCGGCGCGGATGACTACATGACCAAACCGTTCAGCCCACGCGAGCTCTCGGCCAGGATCCAGGCGATGATGCGCAGACCTCGAACCGGCGCCACCGAAACCCACCACGGCAGGTCGCCGGAACAGGTACAAACCGTCGGCGACCTGACTATTGACACCGCGGGCCGAGAGGTCACCGTCGGCGGCGCCGATGTCGCGCTGACCCGCACCGAGTTCGACATCCTCGCCGCGCTCGCCCGCGACCCTGGGGTCGTCTTCAGCCGAGCCCAGCTCATGGCCGCCGTGTGGGGCCCGAACTGGGTGGGTGACGACCACCTGGTGGACGTCCACATCGGTCACCTTCGCCGCAAGCTGGGCGACGATGCCTCCCGAGGCCGTTTCGTACGCACGGTCAGAGGAGTTGGCTACCGCATGGGAACGGGCCAGTGA
- a CDS encoding multicopper oxidase family protein has protein sequence MKELSRRAFLIGSVLAGAGAVTACSEPGPSGVPVSASDPAIRDLEAERQRPGQQVVNARLSPRPVEVDLGGLVVSTWVFADTVPGPVLRARAGDLLQVEVDNQLDQETSVHWHGIALRNDMDGVPGLTQDPIRPGARFTYDFTVPLAGTHWYHSHSGLQLDRGLYGPLIIDDPADPGDYDHEWIVVLDDWLDGIDGTPEDAAGRVGMDAPGTRGRPMAGMGHGPMGGARSSNPMMTSRLLGVAGDVHYPHYLVNGRVPADPISWTASPGQRAKIRFINAGADTFFRVALGGHTMTVTDTDGFPTAPQETEAILLGMGERVDVVVTLTDGVFPLFVEAEGKNGYGYALVRTGAGELPADPRPGELDGPVLLAADLTPAPDSRLPGRGHDRYLSVDMGGSMMPYRWTLNGQTHPDTTPLEVSRGDRVRMRLRNMSDMAHPMHLHGHTFALADSGLRKDTVTIRPMRTIEIEFEANNPGQWAFHCHNAYHQEAGMMTTLSYLA, from the coding sequence GTGAAGGAGTTGTCGCGGCGGGCATTTCTCATCGGTTCGGTCCTGGCCGGCGCGGGTGCGGTGACCGCCTGCAGCGAGCCGGGGCCCTCGGGGGTGCCGGTATCGGCGTCGGATCCGGCGATCCGGGACCTGGAGGCCGAGCGGCAACGACCGGGACAGCAGGTGGTGAACGCTCGGCTGTCCCCGCGCCCGGTGGAGGTCGATCTCGGTGGTCTCGTGGTGTCGACCTGGGTATTTGCTGACACTGTTCCGGGTCCGGTCCTGCGGGCCCGGGCAGGAGATCTGCTGCAAGTCGAGGTGGATAACCAGCTCGACCAGGAGACGAGCGTGCACTGGCACGGCATCGCCCTGCGCAACGATATGGACGGAGTGCCCGGTCTGACCCAGGACCCGATCCGTCCGGGCGCCCGGTTCACCTACGACTTCACCGTCCCGCTCGCCGGCACACATTGGTACCACTCACACTCAGGGCTACAGCTCGACCGGGGCCTGTACGGTCCGCTGATCATCGACGATCCCGCCGACCCCGGGGACTATGACCACGAATGGATCGTCGTCCTCGACGACTGGCTCGACGGCATCGACGGCACTCCCGAGGACGCCGCCGGGCGAGTGGGCATGGATGCCCCCGGCACTCGGGGTCGGCCGATGGCCGGAATGGGGCACGGCCCGATGGGGGGCGCCCGGTCCAGCAACCCGATGATGACCTCCCGGTTGCTCGGTGTCGCCGGGGACGTCCACTATCCGCACTACTTGGTCAACGGCCGAGTCCCGGCCGATCCGATCTCATGGACTGCCAGCCCGGGCCAACGCGCGAAGATCCGGTTCATCAACGCCGGGGCGGACACGTTCTTCCGCGTCGCCCTCGGCGGACACACGATGACCGTCACCGACACCGACGGCTTTCCCACCGCGCCCCAGGAGACGGAGGCGATCCTGCTCGGAATGGGCGAGAGGGTCGACGTCGTGGTCACGCTGACAGACGGGGTGTTTCCCCTCTTCGTCGAAGCAGAAGGCAAGAACGGGTACGGGTACGCCCTTGTGCGCACCGGGGCCGGTGAGCTACCCGCCGACCCGCGCCCCGGCGAACTCGACGGACCGGTGCTGCTGGCCGCGGACCTGACCCCAGCGCCGGACTCACGACTGCCCGGCCGGGGGCACGACCGCTACCTCAGCGTCGACATGGGCGGCAGCATGATGCCGTATCGCTGGACACTCAACGGCCAAACCCACCCCGACACCACGCCGCTGGAGGTCTCCCGCGGCGACCGGGTCCGGATGCGGCTGCGCAACATGTCCGACATGGCCCACCCGATGCACCTTCACGGTCACACCTTCGCCCTCGCCGACAGCGGGCTGCGCAAAGACACCGTCACGATCCGCCCCATGCGGACTATCGAGATCGAGTTCGAGGCGAACAACCCCGGCCAATGGGCGTTCCACTGCCACAACGCCTACCACCAGGAAGCCGGAATGATGACCACCTTGTCCTACCTCGCCTGA
- a CDS encoding DUF305 domain-containing protein — protein MTRTTLLLPAALTAVALTLSACTDSTDSTEASPAAPTTAAGATTSVTGTAASGQDEEHSQADVMFAQMMLPHHQQAIEMSDIILAKDDIPADVTALAEEIKAAQGPEIAQLTNWLEQWEEPIEAQDGHGGHDMSMMEGMLSDDELEQLSQAQGVDAARMFMEQMIAHHQGAIAMAEDEVESGRYQPAVELAQTIIDTQQQEIDTMRDLLTSL, from the coding sequence ATGACCCGCACCACTCTGCTCCTGCCCGCAGCCCTGACCGCCGTTGCCCTGACGCTGTCCGCCTGCACCGACAGCACCGACAGCACCGAAGCCTCGCCCGCCGCGCCCACCACCGCGGCCGGCGCCACCACGTCCGTGACCGGCACCGCTGCCTCCGGCCAGGACGAGGAGCATTCGCAGGCCGACGTGATGTTCGCGCAGATGATGCTCCCGCACCACCAGCAAGCGATCGAGATGAGCGACATCATCCTGGCCAAGGACGACATCCCCGCCGACGTCACGGCGCTGGCCGAGGAGATCAAAGCCGCCCAGGGCCCCGAGATCGCGCAGCTGACCAACTGGCTCGAGCAGTGGGAAGAGCCCATCGAGGCGCAGGATGGTCACGGCGGTCACGACATGTCCATGATGGAAGGGATGCTCTCCGACGACGAACTTGAGCAGCTGTCCCAGGCCCAGGGAGTCGACGCCGCCCGGATGTTCATGGAGCAGATGATCGCCCATCACCAGGGCGCCATCGCCATGGCCGAGGACGAGGTCGAAAGTGGCCGCTACCAGCCCGCGGTCGAGTTGGCCCAGACCATCATCGACACCCAACAGCAGGAGATCGACACCATGCGCGACCTGCTCACCTCGCTCTAA
- a CDS encoding heavy metal translocating P-type ATPase → MLVLAVPVVGFNDTFADLIGYQLPEADWVRWVSPALGTVIYLWGGRPFLTGALSELRARQPGMMLLIGLAITVAFIASWGATLRILDHELNFWWELALLVVIMLLGHWIEMRSLAQTTSALDSLAALLPDEAEKVDGDDVVTVAPADLVVGDVVIVRPGASVPADGKIIDGSASMDESMVTGESKAVRRGIGEQVVAGTVATDSGLRVKVSATGDDTALAGIQKLVADAQASSSRAQRIADTAAGWLFWFALASAVITAVIWSALGLPDAGVVRTITVLVIACPHALGLAIPLVVSIATERAARGGVLIKDRLALESMRTVDAVLFDKTGTLTKGEPTVTGIESIDGHTANEVLALAAAAESDSEHPLARAVVGAARARELTVSTAIDFSSSPAVGVKATVDGTVVEVGGPYLLDQHGRDELPVADQWRDEGAIILHILAEGRVIGALRLADEIRPESRAAVDALHAAGAQVVMITGDARAVADTVAAELGIDRVFAGVRPEDKAAKVAELQSEGKKVAMVGDGVNDAPALAQADVGIAIGAGTDVAIGSAGVILASSDPRSVLSVIELSRASYRKMKQNLWWAAGYNLAAVPLAAGVLAPIGFVLPMGVGAILMSASTVVVALNAQLLRRLDLRPDTVTTAMQRG, encoded by the coding sequence ATGCTCGTCTTGGCAGTGCCGGTGGTCGGCTTCAATGACACGTTCGCCGACCTCATCGGCTACCAGCTGCCGGAGGCCGACTGGGTGCGGTGGGTCTCCCCCGCCCTGGGCACAGTGATCTACCTCTGGGGCGGTCGGCCGTTCCTGACCGGCGCGCTGTCCGAGCTCCGCGCTCGCCAGCCCGGCATGATGCTCCTGATCGGCCTGGCCATCACCGTGGCGTTCATCGCCTCCTGGGGCGCTACCCTGCGCATCCTGGATCATGAGCTGAACTTCTGGTGGGAACTGGCCCTGCTGGTGGTGATCATGCTGCTGGGCCACTGGATCGAGATGCGCTCCCTGGCGCAGACCACCTCCGCGCTCGACTCCCTGGCGGCGCTGCTGCCGGATGAGGCCGAGAAGGTCGACGGCGACGACGTGGTGACAGTCGCTCCGGCCGACCTGGTGGTCGGCGACGTGGTGATCGTCCGCCCCGGTGCTTCTGTGCCCGCCGACGGCAAGATCATCGACGGCTCGGCCAGCATGGACGAATCCATGGTCACCGGCGAATCCAAGGCGGTCCGCCGCGGCATCGGCGAGCAGGTCGTCGCCGGCACGGTGGCCACTGATTCCGGCCTGCGCGTGAAGGTCTCGGCGACAGGGGACGACACCGCGCTGGCCGGGATCCAGAAGCTGGTGGCCGACGCACAGGCGTCCTCCTCGCGGGCCCAGCGCATCGCCGACACCGCCGCCGGCTGGTTGTTCTGGTTCGCCCTCGCGTCGGCCGTGATCACCGCGGTCATCTGGAGCGCTCTCGGGTTGCCGGACGCGGGTGTGGTGCGCACGATCACCGTGCTGGTCATCGCCTGCCCACACGCGCTGGGATTGGCGATCCCGCTCGTGGTCTCCATCGCCACCGAACGCGCCGCCCGCGGCGGCGTACTGATCAAGGACCGCCTCGCGCTCGAGTCGATGCGCACCGTCGACGCCGTCCTGTTCGACAAGACCGGCACCCTGACCAAGGGCGAACCCACCGTCACCGGAATCGAATCAATAGACGGACACACCGCCAACGAGGTGCTTGCCCTGGCTGCCGCGGCCGAGTCCGACAGTGAGCACCCGCTGGCCAGAGCCGTCGTCGGGGCCGCACGGGCCCGCGAACTGACCGTGTCGACGGCGATTGACTTCTCCTCCTCCCCGGCCGTGGGCGTCAAGGCCACGGTGGACGGCACCGTCGTCGAGGTCGGCGGCCCCTACCTGCTCGATCAGCACGGACGCGATGAACTGCCCGTCGCCGACCAGTGGCGCGACGAGGGCGCGATCATCCTGCACATCCTCGCCGAGGGCCGGGTGATCGGCGCGCTGCGGCTGGCCGACGAGATCCGGCCCGAGTCCCGCGCGGCCGTCGACGCCCTGCATGCTGCCGGTGCGCAGGTCGTCATGATCACCGGCGATGCCCGCGCCGTGGCCGACACCGTCGCCGCCGAGCTGGGCATCGACCGGGTCTTCGCCGGGGTCCGGCCAGAAGACAAGGCCGCCAAAGTCGCCGAACTGCAGTCCGAAGGCAAGAAGGTCGCCATGGTCGGCGACGGGGTCAACGACGCGCCCGCACTGGCCCAAGCCGATGTGGGCATCGCCATCGGCGCCGGGACCGACGTGGCGATCGGCTCCGCGGGGGTCATCCTGGCCTCATCGGATCCCCGCTCGGTGCTCTCGGTCATCGAACTGTCCCGGGCGAGCTACCGCAAGATGAAGCAGAACCTGTGGTGGGCGGCCGGCTACAACCTCGCCGCCGTGCCCCTGGCCGCAGGTGTCCTCGCCCCGATCGGATTCGTACTGCCCATGGGCGTCGGCGCCATCCTCATGTCCGCCTCCACGGTCGTCGTTGCTCTCAACGCTCAGCTGCTGCGTCGTCTCGACCTGCGCCCGGACACCGTCACCACAGCGATGCAACGAGGATGA